One genomic segment of Salminus brasiliensis chromosome 6, fSalBra1.hap2, whole genome shotgun sequence includes these proteins:
- the rh50 gene encoding rh50-like protein, with protein MKKNSTNLRVRLPALVFALEVMIVVLYIVFVTYDDQTNALLQSNETKPMENAVYKDYPFFAHIQVMIFIGFGCLLAFFRHYGFGGMAFNFLMATFTIQWAILIQGFFHFYYDGKIHLGVINLINAEFACAVVLISFGAVLGKTSPVQLLVMALLEVPMFGVAEWVVVKYLKINDAGGSILIHLFACYFGLGVTFILYRPSLNKGHSKECTSYQSDMLSVLGTLFLWVFWPSFNCALTLRGDDQHRAILHTFIGLSASTLTAFALSAMLSKNGKLSMADVQNVTLAGGVTVGASVDMMISPAAAYVLGMLGCTACMLGYKYLSPFLAQRLRVQDQCGIHNLHGLTGLIATIAGICAILLASEDTYGPSLYQTFSYRAPQAGDPRLAELQKLIPGLEAGLGRTAQEQALYQLAALGSAIAMAAVGGMLTGLVLKLPYLASPTDESCFDDELFFNVPLDNAHIPGLQDPMGLEMENKQVLANECST; from the exons atgaagaaaaattctaCAAATTTGAGAGTGCGGCTTCCTGCACTGGTGTTTGCCCTGGAGGTCATGATCGTGGTGCTGTATATTGTCTTTGTGACCTACGATGACCAAACCAATGCACTGCTGCAGAGCAACGAGACAAAGCCTATGGAGAACGCTGTGTATAAAGACTACCCATTTTTTGCTCATATCCAGGTGATGATCTTCATTGGATTTGGCTGCCTTCTGGCTTTCTTTCGGCATTATGGTTTTGGTGGAATGGCCTTTAATTTCCTGATGGCGACGTTTACCATTCAGTGGGCCATTTTGATTCAGGGCTTCTTCCATTTCTACTACGATGGGAAGATTCATCTGGGAGTGATAAACCTGATCAACGCAGAGTTTGCTTGTGCCGTGGTGCTGATCTCATTTGGAGCAGTGCTGGGGAAGACCAGTCCTGTACAGTTGTTA GTCATGGCCTTGTTGGAGGTTCCCATGTTTGGCGTTGCAGAATGGGTTGTTGTCAAGTACCTGAAGATCAATGATGCTGGTGGCTCCATCCTCATTCACCTGTTTGCTTGCTACTTTGGTCTGGGTGTCACCTTCATCCTGTATAGACCAAGTCTGAATAAGGGTCATTCTAAAGAATGCACCAGTTATCAGTCCGACATGCTGTCTGTGCTGGGTACCTTGTTCCTCTGGGTATTCTGGCCCTCCTTCAATTGTGCACTGACCCTAAGGGGGGACGACCAGCACAGAGCCATCCTCCACACGTTCATCGGACTGAGTGCCTCCACACTAACTGCTTTCGCCCTCTCTGCCATGCTCAGCAAGAATGGCAAGCTCAGCATGGCTGATGTACAGAACGTCACCTTGGCTGGTGGGGTGACTGTTGGTGCCTCGGTGGACATGATGATCTCACCCGCTGCTGCTTATGTGTTAGGGATGCTGGGCTGCACTGCTTGCATgctgggctataaatacctgagCCCTTTCCTTGCACAAAGGTTACGTGTGCAGGACCAGTGTGGCATCCACAACCTCCATGGATTAACGGGGCTAATCGCGACTATAGCTGGCATTTGTGCCATCCTGCTGGCCAGCGAGGACACATATGGCCCCAGCCTCTACCAGACTTTTTCTTATCGCGCACCCCAGGCGGGAGATCCTCGGTTGGCGGAACTGCAGAAACTGATCCCAGGATTGGAGGCAGGCCTGGGCCGCACTGCACAGGAACAGGCCTTGTATCAACTGGCTGCGCTAGGAAGCGCCATTGCTATGGCTGCAGTGGGAGGTATGCTGACAGGACTGGTGCTCAAACTACCATATCTCGCCTCCCCCACTGATGAGTCCTGCTTTGACGATGAGCTCTTCTTTAATGTTCCTTTAGATAATGCTCATATTCCTGGGTTACAGGACCCAATGGGCCTAGAGATGGAGAACAAGCAGGTGCTGGCTAATGAGTGCAGTACCTAA
- the rbm39b gene encoding RNA-binding protein 39b, translated as MADDFDIEAMLEAPYKKGDSKSSSANGHEEHSRKKRRSRSPSGDHHRSRSKDRKKSKDHRRSHSREKKRSRSRERRRSRSRSHERYGRYRGRKSPYLGPKFNGGPGGKIGPPTKLSHKHNRSKSPFKKEKSPIRQPIDNLSAEERDSRTVFCMQLAARIRPRDLEEFFSAVGKVRDVRMISDRNSRRSKGIAYVEFVEATSVPLAIGLTGQRLLGVPIIVQASQAEKNRAAAALQNLQKGSAGPMRLYVGSLHFNITEDMLRGIFEPFGRIESIQLMMDSETGRSKGYGFISFADAECAKKALEQLNGFELAGRPMKVGHVTERSDASSASSFLDNDELERTGIDLGTTGRLQLMARLAEGTGLQIPAAAKQALQMSGSLPFGNLPGANPALIPSPSMNQAMNLPTQPLATHCLQLSNMFNPQSENEPGWDTEIQDDVIEECNKHGGIVHIYVDKNSPQGNVYVKCPTIPTAMAAVSALHGRWFAGKMITAAYVPLPTYHKLFPDSVTATQLLMPTRR; from the exons ATGGCAGACGACTTTGATATCGAAGCCATGCTTGAGGCTCCTTACAAGAAG GGTGACAGCAAGTCTTCCAGTGCTAATGGCCATGAAGAACACAGCAGGAA GAAAAGGCGCAGTCGAAGCCCGAGTGGCGATCACCATAGGAGTAGGAGCAAGGACCGCAAGAAAAGCAAGGACCACCGCAGGAGCCACAGCCGCGAGAAGAAGCGTTCACGCAGCAGAGAACGGCGCCGCTCGCGCTCTCGCAGCCACGAGCGCTATGGACGCTATCGAGGCCGCAAAAGCCCCTA CTTGGGGCCGAAATTTAACGGTGGTCCTGGAGGGAAGATTGGCCCACCCACCAAACTAAG CCACAAACACAATCGAAGCAAAAGCCCATTCAAGAAAGAAAAGAGTCCTATCAG GCAGCCGATCGATAATCTCAGTGCAGAAGAAAGGGATTCCCGTACGGTCTTCTGCATGCAGCTGGCTGCCAGAATTAGACCTAGAGACCTAGAGGAGTTCTTCTCTGCTGTTGGAAAA GTGCGAGATGTGCGGATGATTTCAGACCGGAACTCTCGCAGGTCTAAGGGTATTGCCTATGTTGAGTTTGTTGAAGCGACCTCTGTGCCACTGGCTATTGGGCTTACAGGACAGAGGCTGCTGGGCGTGCCAATCATCGTTCAGGCCTCACAG GCTGAAAAGAACAGGGCAGCAGCAGCCTTGCAAAACCTGCAGAAAGGCAGCGCAGGGCCTATGCGCCTCTACGTGGGTTCTCTGCACTTTAACATTACTGAGGACATGCTCCGAGGCATCTTCGAGCCTTTTGGCAGG ATCGAGAGCATCCAGTTAATGATGGACAGTGAGACGGGCAGGTCAAAAGGTTACGGCTTTATATCA TTTGCAGATGCTGAATGTGCCAAAAAGGCTCTGGAACAGCTGAACGGCTTTGAGCTGGCTGGCCGACCAATGAAAGTGGGACACGTGACCGAGCGCTCAGACGCCTCATCTGCCAGCTCCTTTCTGGACAATGATGAGCTGGAGAGAACAGGCATAGACCTGGGCACTACAGGCCGCCTGCAGCTTATGGCCCGACTTGCAGAGG GCACTGGGCTACAGATTCCTGCCGCTGCCAAGCAGGCCTTGCAGATGAGTGGCTCTCTACCATTTGGTAACCTGCCTGGTG CTAACCCTGCCCTGATCCCCAGTCCTAGCATGAACCAGGCCATGAACCTTCCCACTCAACCACTGGCCACTCACTGCCTACAGCTCTCCAACATGTTCAACCCACAGTC AGAAAACGAGCCTGGCTGGGACACAGAAATTCAGGATGATGTCATTGAGGAGTGCAATAAACACGGAGGCATTGTACACATATATGTAGACAAGAATTCTCCACAG GGTAATGTGTATGTGAAGTGTCCCACCATTCCTACTGCCATGGCTGCTGTCAGTGCCCTGCACGGGCGCTGGTTTGCAG GCAAAATGATTACAGCTGCCTATGTGCCCCTCCCCACGTATCACAAGCTGTTCCCAGATTCAGTGACCGCTACACAGTTGTTGATGCCCACGCGTCGGTGA